The DNA segment TTCGAGCGGCTGACGACGCAGATGGTGCAGGTCGGCACACTGGTCCGCCTCAACGAGGACCTGCGGCCCGGTTCGTTCCTGGCGCGGTCGGCCCCGACGGACGTGGCGCGCGTGGAGTCGCGGACGTTCATCGCCTCCCACCGCCGCGAGGACGCGGGCCCGACGAACAACTGGCGCGAACCCACCGCCCTGCGCGAGGAGCTCGCCGGGGTGTTCGCCGGCTCGATGCGCGGCCGGACGATGTACGTGGTGCCGTTCTCGATGGGCCCGGTCGGCGGCCCGATCTCCCAGCTCGGCGTGCAGGTGACCGACTCCCCCTACGCCGTCGTCTCGATGCGCACCATGACCCGGATGGGCGCCGACGCGCTCGCCGCCATCGGCCCGGACACCACCTGGGTGCCCGCCGTGCACTCCGTCGGGTACCCGCTCGTCGACGCGGTCGGCCGTTCCCGCGCGGACGTCGCCTGGCCGTGCAACGACCTGAAGTACATCGCCCACTTCCCCGAGACCCGGGAGATCTTCTCCTTCGGTTCCGGCTACGGCGGGAACGCGTTGCTGGGCAAGAAGTGCTTCGCCCTGCGCATCGCCTCGGCCATGGGCCGGGACGAGGGCTGGCTGGCCGAGCACATGCTGCTCGTCAAGGTGACCGACCCGCAGCAGCGGCAGTTCCACCTGGCCGCCGCGTTCCCCTCGGCGTGCGGCAAGACGAACCTCGCGATGCTGCGCCCGACGCTGCCCGGCTGGACGGTCGAGACGATCGGGGACGACATCGCCTGGATGCGCCCCGACGCCGAGGGCCGGTTGCGGGCCATCAACCCCGAGGCCGGGTTCTTCGGCGTGGCCCCGGGCACGGGCTGGTCGACGAACCCGACCGCCATGCAGATGCTCGACCGCGACGTCATCTTCACCAACGTCGCCCTGACCGACGACGGGGACGTGTGGTGGGAGGGCATGACCGAGGAGGTCCCCGAGCACCTCCTCGACTGGCAGGGCCGGGACTGGACCCCGGCGTCGGGAACCCCCGCGGCGCACCCGAACGCCCGGTTCACCGTCTCGGCGGCGCAGTGCCCGTCCATCGCCGAGGAGCTGGACGACCCGCAGGGCGTGGTCGTGGACGCGGTGCTGTTCGGCGGCCGCCGCCGCACGAACGTGCCGCTGGTGTCCCAGGCGCCGGACTGGAAGGCCGGGGTGTTCCTGGGCGCGTCGGTCTCCAGCGAGCAGACCGCGGCGGCCGAGGGGACGGTCGGGCAGTTGCGGCACGACCCGTTCGCGATGCTGCCCTTCGCCGGGTACGACATGGCCGACTACTTCGCGCACTGGCTGGGCATGGAGGACCGGTTGTCGCAGCCGCCGGCGGTGTTCGGGGTGAACTGGTTCCGCCGCGGGGACGACGGCCGTTTCCTGTGGCCGGGGTTCGGCGAGAACTCCCGCGTCATCGCGTGGATCTGCGCCCGCCTGGCCGGGCGGGTCGGTGCCGTACCGACCCCGGTGGGTCTGGTCCCGGCCTCCGGTGACCTCGACGTCGCCGGCCTGGACGTCCCCGCGCAGGACCTGGCCGAGTTGTTCGCGGTCGACCCCGCCGCCTGGACCGCGGAACTGGACGAGCTCGAGAGCTACTTCGCGCAGTTCGGCGCCAAGCTGCCCCGCGACCTGACACTCCGCCTCGAGGACGTCCGCGCGGAACTGCGCGCGGCCCGCTGGGAGCAGCGCCGCTGGGAGGAGTGGACGACCGACTGAGTCGTCCCCCACGATCCACCGCCGTCACGTCCACCGGGCACCGGGCTCGCCGGGAGGACGTGACGGCGGTGAACTCCGTCCTCAGACCTGGACGAGGACCTTGCCGACGGCCTGGCCGGACTCCAGCCGGGCGAACGCCTCGCGGGCGTCGGTCAGCGCGTGCACCGAGTCGACCTCGGGCGCGAGGCCGGCGGTGTCGCAGAACTGCAGCAGCCGCTCGAACTCCTCGCGCGTCCCCATGGTCGAGCCGAGGACGCGCAACTGCTTGAAGAACACGTTCTCAAGCATCGCCGGCGCGTCCCCACCCGTCGTCGCCCCGGCCACGACGACGCAGCCGCCGGGTTTCAGCGACTGCACCGAGTGCTTCCACGTCGCCTTGCCCACCGTCTCGAACACCGCGTCCACGCGGCCGGGCAGCCGTTCCCCCGTCGCGAACGTCGCCGCCGCGCCCCAGGAGCTCGCCCGCTCGAGGCGTTCGGGCGAGCGCCCGGTCACCCACACCCGCAGGCCCGCCGCCGACCCGAGCGCGACGAGCGCGTTCGAGACGCCACCGGCGGCCCCCTGCACGAGGACGGTCTGCCCGGGCACGGCCCGCGCCTGGGTGAAGAGCATCCGGTAGGCCGTCAGCCACGCCGTCCCCAGCGACGCCGCGCGCTCGGCCGTCCAGCCCGCCGGGCGCGGCAGCACGTTGCGCCGGGGCACCCAGACGTGCTCGGCGATCGTCCCCGGGTGCAGTTCGGACAGCAGCGTCCGCCGCGGGTCGAGGGTCTCGTCCCCGCGGAAGTCCTCGTCGGAGACGACGGCGTGCACGACGACCGCCGAACCGTCCTCGAGCGTCCCGGTCGCGTCGCAGCCCAGGACCATGGGCAGCCGCTCGGCGGGCAGTCCGACTCCGCGCAGGCTCCACAGGTCGTGCCGGTTGAGCGCGGCGCCCTCGACGTCGACGCGCACCCACCCCGCGGGCGGCTCGGCCGCGGGGGCGTCGGCCACCTCGAGGGCGGACAGCGGGTCGTCGGAACTGGCGCGGACGGCGCGGGCGGCGAGCACGCGCCGACGCTACCCCCGGCCGCCGCCCCGCACCCCCGGTGCAGCGGCTCGGTACGGTGCCCGGGTGCCCGACCACCACGACGTGTCCCCGTTGCTCGAGGTCCTCGACGTCCGCCCGGCCGGCTCCCCCGGCGACGCGGCCGCCGACGTCTTCACCGGCCCGAACCTCCCGCACTGGCGCCAGCGCCTCTTCGGTGGGCAGGTGCTCGGTCAGGTGGCGGTGGCGGCGGGGCGGACGGTGGCGCCCGACCGCAGCCTGCACTCCCTGCACGCCTACTTCCTGCGTCCCGGCGATCCGGCGGTCCCCGTGGCCTTCGCCGTCGAACGGCTGCGCGACGGCCGGTCCTTCTCCGCCCGCCGCGTGCAGGCCACGCAGAACGGCGTGCCGATCCTGTCGGGCATCGCCTCCTTCCAGGCCCCCGCCGAGGGCCTGGACCACGCCGAGCCGGCCCCCGAGGTGCCCGACCCCGAGGACGTCGTCAGTGACTACGCCGTCCTGGACGCCGTCGACCACCCGCTGGCCCGGCAAATGGGTCGCGGGCGGCACGTGGAGCTGCGCCACGTCGAACCGGCCCTGTACCTGGCCCCCGACCCCGAGCGCCGGGCCCGGCAGTCGGTGTGGTTCCGCCTCGACGCGCCCCTGCCCGGCGACGACCTCGTGCAGCGGGGGGCCCTGGCCTACGCCAGCGACCTGAGCATCCTCGAACCCGTGCTGCGCCGGAACGGGATGGCGTGGGCGACCCCGGGCACCAGCGTGGCCAGCCTGGACCACGCCATGTGGTGGCACCGCCCGGCCCGGGCCGACGACTGGATCCTCTACGTGGCCGAGAGCCCCAACGCCTCCGGCGCCCGGGGGCTGTCCACCGGCCGCATGTACGACCGCCAGCGGCGGCTCGTCGCCACGGTGGCCCAGGAGGGCATGGTCCGGGTCCCGCAGGGCTGATCCGGGCGCGGCGGGCGTGGAAGGATCACGGACCGTGCGCGCGCTGCCGACGACGGTCGTGACCCCCGCCCTCCTCCTGTCCCTGGCCCTGGCCGCGGGCCTCGGCGCGTGCACCGCGCAGCGCCAGGCGGCGCCGTCGGGCACCGGGTCCCCGTCCTCCCCCGCCTCCCCGACCGGCAGCGCCTCGACCGGCGGCTCGACCGGCGGCTCGACACCGCAGGTCCCCGTCGTGCCGGGCCTGCGCCCCGGGGAGGTCCCGCCCGTCCCGCTCATCACCGTGCCCGACGTCACGGCGCTCACCGCCTCCCAGCGCGCGACGTCCGACCGGCTCGCCGAGAGCCTGTCGGCCATCGCCGGCGCCACCCCGGGACTGGAGGTGACGGCGGCCCGCTGCGACGGCACGGGCGCCGTGGTCAACGGCGCGGGCACGCTCGTGCCCCACGGCGAGGGCGCCGGCGTCGTCAGCGACGGCCGCGGCACCGTCGTCGTCGAGGGCGACGGCGCGGGGGTCTCCACGACCGACGGCGTCACGATCGTCAACAACGGCGACGGCACGGGGTCCTACAGCGACGGGACCACCTCGATCAGCCTGGACGGCGGCGGCGCCGGGAGCTACGTCGACGGCCGCCGCACCGTGACCCTCTCGGGGGACGGGGCGGGCACGTCGGTCGACGGGTCGAGGACGACGACCGTGAACGCCGACGGGTCCGGCACGTGGACGGACGGCACCCGGACCACCACCAACGAGGGCGACGGGTCGGGGACCTACACCGACGGCACGCTGACCATCGTCAACGACGGGACGGGCCAGGCCCTGGTCGACGGGGTGCCGGTGGCGGCCGACCCCCTGCCCCCGGTGGGCCGGGCCGGGTCGTTCCCGCCGGTGCAGGCGCTGGCCCCGCTGGGGAACGTGTGCGGCACGCTCGTGCGCCTGCCCGGCGACGTGCTGTTCGACTTCGACTCCGCCCGGGTGCGGGCCGACGCGGCTCCCGTCCTGCAGGTGCTCGCGGA comes from the Kineococcus endophyticus genome and includes:
- a CDS encoding phosphoenolpyruvate carboxykinase (GTP), coding for MTIELTRDVPVQPTGALRPAHVPAPLPQQPSRLRVQHAAADPSVVAWVRRVAALTEPDAVVWCDGSQEEFERLTTQMVQVGTLVRLNEDLRPGSFLARSAPTDVARVESRTFIASHRREDAGPTNNWREPTALREELAGVFAGSMRGRTMYVVPFSMGPVGGPISQLGVQVTDSPYAVVSMRTMTRMGADALAAIGPDTTWVPAVHSVGYPLVDAVGRSRADVAWPCNDLKYIAHFPETREIFSFGSGYGGNALLGKKCFALRIASAMGRDEGWLAEHMLLVKVTDPQQRQFHLAAAFPSACGKTNLAMLRPTLPGWTVETIGDDIAWMRPDAEGRLRAINPEAGFFGVAPGTGWSTNPTAMQMLDRDVIFTNVALTDDGDVWWEGMTEEVPEHLLDWQGRDWTPASGTPAAHPNARFTVSAAQCPSIAEELDDPQGVVVDAVLFGGRRRTNVPLVSQAPDWKAGVFLGASVSSEQTAAAEGTVGQLRHDPFAMLPFAGYDMADYFAHWLGMEDRLSQPPAVFGVNWFRRGDDGRFLWPGFGENSRVIAWICARLAGRVGAVPTPVGLVPASGDLDVAGLDVPAQDLAELFAVDPAAWTAELDELESYFAQFGAKLPRDLTLRLEDVRAELRAARWEQRRWEEWTTD
- a CDS encoding zinc-binding dehydrogenase; this translates as MLAARAVRASSDDPLSALEVADAPAAEPPAGWVRVDVEGAALNRHDLWSLRGVGLPAERLPMVLGCDATGTLEDGSAVVVHAVVSDEDFRGDETLDPRRTLLSELHPGTIAEHVWVPRRNVLPRPAGWTAERAASLGTAWLTAYRMLFTQARAVPGQTVLVQGAAGGVSNALVALGSAAGLRVWVTGRSPERLERASSWGAAATFATGERLPGRVDAVFETVGKATWKHSVQSLKPGGCVVVAGATTGGDAPAMLENVFFKQLRVLGSTMGTREEFERLLQFCDTAGLAPEVDSVHALTDAREAFARLESGQAVGKVLVQV
- a CDS encoding acyl-CoA thioesterase, yielding MPDHHDVSPLLEVLDVRPAGSPGDAAADVFTGPNLPHWRQRLFGGQVLGQVAVAAGRTVAPDRSLHSLHAYFLRPGDPAVPVAFAVERLRDGRSFSARRVQATQNGVPILSGIASFQAPAEGLDHAEPAPEVPDPEDVVSDYAVLDAVDHPLARQMGRGRHVELRHVEPALYLAPDPERRARQSVWFRLDAPLPGDDLVQRGALAYASDLSILEPVLRRNGMAWATPGTSVASLDHAMWWHRPARADDWILYVAESPNASGARGLSTGRMYDRQRRLVATVAQEGMVRVPQG
- a CDS encoding OmpA family protein is translated as MRALPTTVVTPALLLSLALAAGLGACTAQRQAAPSGTGSPSSPASPTGSASTGGSTGGSTPQVPVVPGLRPGEVPPVPLITVPDVTALTASQRATSDRLAESLSAIAGATPGLEVTAARCDGTGAVVNGAGTLVPHGEGAGVVSDGRGTVVVEGDGAGVSTTDGVTIVNNGDGTGSYSDGTTSISLDGGGAGSYVDGRRTVTLSGDGAGTSVDGSRTTTVNADGSGTWTDGTRTTTNEGDGSGTYTDGTLTIVNDGTGQALVDGVPVAADPLPPVGRAGSFPPVQALAPLGNVCGTLVRLPGDVLFDFDSARVRADAAPVLQVLADALQASPPAQPVRVDGHTDGFGTDAYNQDLSVRRATAVASWLGGHGVTASLAPQGFGETRPIAPETVDGHDDPAGRQLNRRVEFVLPGPSAP